The Streptomyces sp. SS1-1 genome has a segment encoding these proteins:
- a CDS encoding TetR/AcrR family transcriptional regulator — MLYAGFMSAALPPFPQPEESLGTPPVLDVGAASDEPCLRADAARNRARLLEAASRLIAEHGAAGVTMEAVAAAAGVGKGTVFRRFGDRTGLLLALLDHSARTLQADFMGGPPPLGPGAPPVDRLRAFGLAVLYRCAEQLDLQLAAQPEPSRRFAHPFQQALHTHVTMLLRQIRPGADCDLLAHTLLASLDPALINHLTRQRGMPLERLEKGWIDLVARVTGTDA, encoded by the coding sequence ATGCTTTACGCTGGCTTCATGTCCGCCGCTCTGCCGCCGTTCCCACAGCCGGAGGAGTCCCTCGGCACACCCCCGGTGCTCGACGTGGGCGCCGCCTCCGACGAGCCGTGCCTGCGGGCCGACGCGGCCCGCAACCGCGCCCGGCTGCTCGAGGCTGCCTCCCGGCTGATCGCCGAGCACGGCGCCGCCGGCGTCACCATGGAGGCCGTCGCGGCTGCCGCCGGTGTGGGCAAGGGCACAGTGTTCCGCCGGTTCGGCGACCGCACCGGCCTGCTCCTGGCCCTGCTCGACCACTCGGCGCGCACGCTCCAGGCCGACTTCATGGGCGGCCCGCCCCCGCTGGGCCCCGGAGCACCCCCGGTCGACCGGCTGCGCGCCTTCGGGCTCGCCGTGCTCTACCGGTGCGCGGAGCAGCTGGACCTGCAGCTCGCGGCCCAGCCCGAGCCCTCCCGGCGCTTCGCCCACCCCTTCCAGCAGGCCCTGCACACCCACGTCACGATGCTGCTGCGGCAGATCCGGCCCGGCGCCGACTGCGACCTGCTCGCGCACACACTCCTGGCCTCCCTCGACCCCGCCCTCATCAACCACCTCACCCGGCAGCGCGGCATGCCCCTGGAGCGGCTGGAGAAGGGCTGGATCGACCTCGTGGCCCGGGTGACCGGCACCGACGCCTGA
- a CDS encoding 4-hydroxybenzoate 3-monooxygenase — MRTTVGIIGGGPAGLLLARLLHRAGIDCVVLESRSREYVEQRQRAGMLEQGTVDALREAGAAARLDTEGLVHHGIELRFDGERHRVDFPSLTGGRTVTIYAQTEIVKDLVALQLAKGPPLLFGAEALAVEKPESTAPVVRFRHEGRERTLTCDWVAGCDGFHGISRGVLPAGRSYTRAYPYAWLGVLAEVAPSCEELIYARSERGFALHSMRSPSVSRLYLQVPEGTDARDWPDDRVWDELAARFAVDDDWTLCRGPITAKSVTPMRAFVHEPMRHGRLLLAGDAAHIVPPTGAKGLNLAVSDVRVLARGLTEWHRAGDTHVLDHYSELCLQRVWQATRFSDDMTRMLHTRPDGDAFDHRMQLARLRRITASREAAAELAANYSGLPLPL; from the coding sequence ATGCGCACCACGGTCGGCATCATCGGCGGCGGCCCCGCCGGGCTGCTCCTCGCCCGGCTGCTGCACCGGGCCGGGATCGACTGCGTGGTGCTGGAGAGCCGGTCGCGGGAGTACGTCGAGCAGCGCCAGCGCGCCGGGATGCTGGAGCAGGGCACCGTCGACGCCCTGCGCGAGGCCGGCGCCGCCGCACGGCTGGACACCGAGGGCCTGGTGCACCACGGCATCGAACTGCGCTTCGACGGCGAACGCCACCGCGTCGACTTCCCGTCCCTCACCGGCGGCCGCACGGTGACCATCTACGCGCAGACCGAGATCGTGAAGGACCTCGTCGCGCTCCAACTCGCCAAAGGGCCCCCGCTGTTGTTCGGCGCGGAGGCGCTCGCCGTGGAAAAGCCGGAGAGCACGGCACCGGTCGTACGGTTCCGGCACGAGGGCCGGGAGCGCACCCTGACCTGCGACTGGGTGGCCGGCTGCGACGGCTTCCACGGCATCTCCCGGGGCGTGCTGCCGGCCGGCCGGTCGTACACGCGCGCCTACCCGTACGCCTGGCTGGGCGTGCTGGCCGAAGTGGCCCCGTCCTGCGAGGAGTTGATCTACGCACGCAGTGAACGCGGCTTCGCGCTGCACAGCATGCGCTCCCCGTCGGTGTCGCGCCTCTACCTCCAGGTGCCCGAGGGCACCGACGCCCGCGACTGGCCCGACGACCGCGTCTGGGACGAACTCGCCGCACGCTTCGCCGTCGACGACGACTGGACGCTGTGCCGCGGCCCCATCACCGCCAAGTCGGTCACACCGATGCGGGCGTTCGTGCACGAGCCGATGCGGCACGGCCGGCTCCTGCTGGCCGGGGACGCCGCCCACATCGTCCCGCCCACCGGCGCCAAGGGCCTCAACCTCGCCGTGTCCGACGTCCGCGTCCTGGCCCGCGGACTCACCGAGTGGCACCGCGCCGGCGACACCCATGTCCTCGACCACTACAGCGAGTTGTGCCTCCAGCGCGTCTGGCAGGCCACCCGCTTCTCGGACGACATGACGAGGATGCTGCACACACGACCCGACGGGGACGCCTTCGACCACCGGATGCAGCTCGCCCGGCTGCGCCGGATCACTGCATCCCGTGAGGCCGCCGCCGAACTGGCCGCGAACTACTCGGGACTTCCGCTCCCCCTGTGA
- a CDS encoding aldehyde dehydrogenase family protein yields MPLLDPQSWQPRPLSGGTHTVTEPATGEALGTVTLAGADDVTAAARAADGARAAWARLPHFARAAVLRKAGDLFAAHADELRTWLVRESGSIPGKADFELHVAAQECYEAAALASRPAGQVLPTEAPRLSYTRRVPVGVVGVIAPFNAPLILSIRSVAPALALGNAVVLKPDPRTAVCGGLALAAVFAEAGLPEDLLHVLPGGAQAGQALVADPHVPVVSFTGSTAAGRAVGEAAGRHLKRAHLELGGNSALIVLEDADLDAVISTAAWGSFFHQGQICMTTGRHLVHRSLYEEYVERLAAKADALAVGDPHRDQVHLGPLIDGGQLEKVRSLVEASASGGAKLAAGGTHERLFYRPTVLAGVDDDSPAYAEEVFGPVAPVRPFADADEAAALAAASPYGLSLGIVTRDAARGLDLAERIPTGIVHINDQTVNDEAVAPFGGVAASGTGARFGGDANLEAFTDVRWTTVRGDVAGYPF; encoded by the coding sequence ATGCCGTTGCTCGACCCCCAGTCCTGGCAGCCCCGCCCCCTCTCGGGAGGCACACACACGGTGACCGAACCGGCCACCGGCGAGGCGCTGGGCACCGTCACACTGGCCGGCGCGGACGACGTCACCGCCGCCGCGCGGGCCGCCGACGGCGCCCGGGCCGCATGGGCGCGGCTGCCGCACTTCGCCCGCGCGGCGGTCCTGCGCAAGGCGGGCGACCTGTTCGCGGCCCACGCCGACGAACTGCGCACCTGGCTCGTCCGCGAGTCCGGTTCCATCCCGGGCAAGGCAGACTTCGAACTGCACGTCGCCGCCCAGGAGTGCTACGAGGCCGCCGCCCTCGCCTCCCGCCCGGCCGGACAGGTCCTGCCCACCGAGGCACCCCGCCTGTCGTACACGCGCCGGGTGCCCGTGGGGGTCGTCGGGGTGATCGCGCCGTTCAACGCCCCGCTGATCCTGTCCATCCGCTCCGTCGCCCCGGCGCTCGCCCTCGGCAACGCCGTGGTCCTCAAGCCCGACCCGCGCACCGCCGTCTGCGGCGGCCTGGCCCTCGCCGCCGTCTTCGCCGAGGCCGGCCTGCCCGAGGACCTGCTGCACGTCCTGCCGGGCGGTGCGCAGGCCGGGCAGGCGCTGGTCGCCGACCCGCACGTCCCGGTCGTCTCGTTCACCGGGTCCACGGCCGCGGGCCGGGCCGTCGGCGAGGCCGCCGGACGGCATCTCAAGCGCGCGCACCTCGAACTCGGCGGCAACTCCGCCCTGATCGTCCTGGAGGACGCCGACCTCGACGCGGTGATCTCCACGGCCGCCTGGGGGTCGTTCTTCCACCAGGGCCAGATCTGCATGACGACGGGCCGGCACCTGGTGCACCGGTCGCTGTACGAGGAGTACGTGGAGCGCCTCGCCGCCAAGGCCGACGCGCTCGCCGTCGGCGACCCGCACCGCGACCAGGTCCACCTCGGCCCGCTCATCGACGGCGGGCAACTGGAGAAGGTCCGCTCCCTGGTGGAGGCCAGCGCCTCCGGCGGCGCCAAACTGGCCGCGGGCGGCACCCATGAGCGGCTGTTCTACCGCCCGACCGTCCTGGCGGGCGTCGACGACGACTCCCCGGCCTACGCCGAGGAGGTCTTCGGGCCGGTCGCGCCGGTGCGCCCCTTCGCCGACGCCGACGAGGCCGCCGCACTCGCCGCCGCGAGCCCGTACGGGCTGTCGCTGGGGATCGTCACCCGGGACGCGGCCCGGGGCCTGGACCTCGCCGAGCGGATCCCGACCGGGATCGTGCACATCAACGACCAGACCGTGAACGACGAGGCCGTCGCCCCGTTCGGCGGTGTCGCAGCGTCCGGGACCGGCGCCCGCTTCGGCGGCGACGCCAACCTGGAGGCGTTCACCGACGTGCGCTGGACGACGGTCCGCGGCGACGTGGCGGGCTACCCCTTCTGA
- the trxA gene encoding thioredoxin: MSSTMELTKENFDQTVTDNDFVLIDFWASWCGPCRQFAPVYEKAAEENPDLVFGKVDTEAQPELAQAFGIQSIPTLMIVRDRVAVFAQPGALPEAALADVIGQARKLDMDEVRKAVAAQQEQAGQNEQ; this comes from the coding sequence ATGAGCAGCACCATGGAGCTGACCAAGGAGAACTTCGACCAGACGGTCACGGACAACGACTTCGTCCTGATCGACTTCTGGGCGTCCTGGTGCGGGCCGTGCCGTCAGTTCGCCCCCGTGTACGAGAAGGCGGCCGAGGAGAACCCCGACCTGGTGTTCGGCAAGGTCGACACCGAGGCGCAGCCGGAGCTCGCGCAGGCGTTCGGCATCCAGTCGATCCCGACGCTGATGATCGTGCGGGACCGGGTCGCCGTGTTCGCCCAGCCGGGTGCCCTGCCGGAGGCCGCGCTGGCCGACGTCATCGGGCAGGCCCGCAAGCTGGACATGGACGAGGTCCGCAAGGCCGTCGCCGCCCAGCAGGAGCAGGCCGGGCAGAACGAGCAGTGA
- a CDS encoding dihydrolipoyl dehydrogenase family protein: MTETDSIAYDVVVLGGGPVGEVLAERTRAAGLTTAVVESELLGGECSYWACMPSKALLRPVLAQADARHLPGLAEAVQGPLDTARVLARRNEVTKDWHDDGQVSWLEGTGADLHRGLGRLAGDRTVEVTGPDGTRTVLTARHAVAVCTGSRAVLPDLPDLDQVKPWTSREATSAQAAPGRLVVVGGGVVAAEMATAWQALGSQVTLLVRGKGLLNRMEPFAGEMIAKSLTEAGADVRTGTSVTSVTREDGTVVVVTDQGERIEADEILFATGRAPRSDDIGLETVGLEPGSWLETDDSLRVTGHDWLYAAGDVNHRALLTHQGKYQARIAGAAIAARASGGGEPDTSPWGAHAATADHGAVPQVVFTDPEAAAVGLSLAEAEQAGHRVRAVDYDISWTAGAYLYGEDYRGQARMVVDLEREILLGVTFVGPGVGELIHSATIAVAGQVPISRLWHAVPSYPTISEVWLRLLETYRDS, translated from the coding sequence ATGACGGAAACGGATTCCATCGCGTACGACGTCGTGGTGCTCGGAGGCGGCCCGGTGGGGGAGGTCCTCGCCGAACGCACCCGCGCCGCGGGACTGACCACGGCGGTCGTGGAGAGCGAACTGCTCGGGGGCGAGTGCTCCTACTGGGCCTGCATGCCCAGCAAGGCGCTGCTGCGGCCGGTCCTCGCCCAGGCCGACGCCCGGCACCTCCCCGGCCTCGCCGAGGCCGTGCAGGGCCCCCTGGACACGGCACGGGTGCTCGCCCGGCGCAACGAGGTCACCAAGGACTGGCACGACGACGGGCAGGTCAGCTGGCTCGAAGGCACCGGCGCCGACCTCCACCGCGGGCTCGGCCGGCTGGCCGGCGACCGCACCGTGGAGGTGACCGGCCCCGACGGCACCCGGACGGTGCTCACCGCACGGCACGCCGTGGCCGTCTGCACCGGCAGCCGGGCCGTCCTGCCCGACCTGCCGGACCTCGACCAGGTCAAGCCGTGGACCAGCCGCGAGGCCACCAGCGCCCAGGCCGCGCCCGGCCGGCTCGTCGTGGTCGGCGGGGGAGTGGTCGCCGCCGAGATGGCCACCGCCTGGCAGGCCCTCGGCTCCCAGGTCACCCTGCTCGTGCGCGGCAAGGGCCTGCTGAACCGCATGGAACCCTTCGCCGGCGAGATGATCGCGAAGTCCCTCACCGAGGCCGGGGCCGACGTCCGCACCGGCACGTCCGTCACCTCGGTGACCCGGGAGGACGGCACGGTCGTCGTCGTCACCGACCAGGGCGAGCGCATCGAGGCCGACGAGATCCTCTTCGCGACCGGCCGCGCCCCGCGCAGCGACGACATCGGCCTGGAGACGGTCGGGCTGGAGCCGGGCTCCTGGCTGGAGACCGACGACAGCCTGCGCGTCACCGGACACGACTGGCTGTACGCCGCCGGCGACGTCAACCACCGCGCCCTCCTCACCCACCAGGGCAAGTACCAGGCCCGGATCGCCGGCGCGGCCATCGCCGCCCGCGCCTCCGGGGGCGGGGAGCCGGACACCTCGCCCTGGGGCGCGCACGCCGCCACCGCCGACCACGGGGCCGTCCCGCAGGTGGTCTTCACCGACCCCGAGGCCGCCGCGGTGGGCCTGTCCCTCGCCGAGGCCGAGCAGGCCGGCCACCGCGTCCGGGCCGTCGACTACGACATCTCCTGGACCGCGGGCGCCTACCTGTACGGCGAGGACTACCGCGGACAGGCCCGCATGGTCGTCGACCTGGAACGCGAGATCCTGCTCGGCGTGACCTTCGTCGGCCCCGGCGTCGGCGAGCTGATCCACTCGGCGACCATCGCGGTCGCCGGCCAGGTGCCGATCAGCAGGCTGTGGCACGCCGTCCCGTCGTACCCGACGATCAGCGAGGTGTGGCTGCGCCTGCTGGAGACGTACCGCGACAGCTGA
- a CDS encoding peptide deformylase, which translates to MSLPNERAPLAEQVERLLSAESPLPIVAAGDPVLRRPAARYEGQLDAALLARFVEALRTTMHAAPGVGLAAPQVGVGLRIAVIEDPAPVPEEVRVVRGRVPQPFRVLVNPSYEGTGPARAAFYEGCLSVPGYQAVVARHAEVRLRGEDEHGNAVDEVFTGWPARIVQHETDHLDGTLYLDRAEMRSLASNLAMAELWAEPAPVEAARALGFDLPG; encoded by the coding sequence ATGTCACTCCCGAACGAGCGCGCGCCCCTCGCCGAGCAGGTCGAGCGGCTTCTCTCCGCCGAGAGCCCGCTGCCCATCGTGGCGGCCGGCGACCCCGTGCTGCGGCGTCCCGCCGCGCGGTACGAAGGACAGCTGGACGCGGCGCTGCTGGCGCGGTTCGTCGAGGCGCTGCGGACCACCATGCACGCGGCTCCGGGCGTCGGGCTCGCCGCTCCGCAGGTGGGCGTCGGTCTGCGGATCGCGGTGATCGAGGACCCGGCGCCGGTGCCCGAGGAGGTGCGCGTGGTGCGCGGGCGGGTGCCGCAGCCGTTCCGGGTGCTGGTCAACCCGTCGTACGAGGGGACCGGGCCGGCGCGGGCCGCGTTCTACGAGGGCTGTCTGAGCGTGCCGGGGTACCAGGCGGTCGTGGCCCGGCACGCCGAGGTGCGTCTGCGGGGCGAGGACGAGCACGGGAACGCCGTCGACGAGGTGTTCACGGGGTGGCCGGCCCGGATCGTGCAGCACGAGACGGACCACCTCGACGGGACGCTCTACCTGGACCGGGCGGAGATGCGCTCGCTCGCCTCGAACCTGGCGATGGCCGAACTCTGGGCCGAGCCCGCGCCGGTCGAGGCGGCGCGGGCCCTCGGGTTCGACCTGCCCGGCTGA
- a CDS encoding PepSY-associated TM helix domain-containing protein yields MSTASPTAPAPAPDAAPAPPRRGWAALRPLVLRLHFYAGVLVAPFLLVAAATGFLYAGAFQAEKLLYAHELYVPVGDTELPVSQQVAAARKAHPEGTVAAVRPSPADGESTRVMLSGTDGVDADHTLAVFVDPYTAEVRGALEQYGSTGALPVRTWIDEFHRDLHLGEPGRLYSELAASWLWVIAAGGLLLWFSRRRALRRVRGTAGRRRTLGLHGTVGVWAALGFLFLSATGLTWSTYAGAHIDDLRTSLRQATPSLPASGDGHGGHGGAAATGGPDGPGAGLDQVLAAARAEGLSDPVEIVPPADASSAYVVRQVQRAWPTKQDAVAVDPASGEVTDVLRFEDFPVLAKLTRWGIDLHTGVLFGLVNQIALMALTLALILLIVWGYRMWWQRGRGTAFGRPVPRGAWRQVPPGVLVPLAALVAALGYVVPLLGIPLAVFVAVDAVRGEIAYRRGSAAQET; encoded by the coding sequence ATGTCCACCGCCTCCCCGACCGCCCCGGCCCCGGCGCCGGACGCCGCCCCGGCCCCGCCGCGCCGCGGCTGGGCGGCCCTGCGCCCGCTGGTCCTGCGCCTGCACTTCTACGCCGGGGTGCTGGTCGCCCCGTTCCTCCTCGTCGCCGCGGCCACCGGTTTCCTGTACGCGGGCGCGTTCCAGGCCGAGAAGCTGCTCTACGCCCACGAGCTGTACGTCCCCGTCGGCGACACCGAACTGCCGGTGTCGCAGCAGGTCGCCGCCGCCCGGAAGGCCCACCCCGAGGGCACGGTCGCGGCCGTACGGCCCTCCCCGGCCGACGGCGAGTCCACGCGCGTGATGCTCTCGGGGACCGACGGCGTCGACGCCGACCACACCCTGGCCGTGTTCGTCGACCCGTACACCGCCGAAGTGCGCGGCGCCCTGGAGCAGTACGGGTCCACCGGCGCCCTCCCGGTGCGCACCTGGATCGACGAGTTCCACCGCGACCTGCACCTCGGGGAGCCCGGCCGGCTGTACAGCGAACTCGCCGCCAGCTGGCTGTGGGTGATCGCGGCGGGCGGACTGCTGCTGTGGTTCTCGCGGCGGCGCGCCCTGCGCCGGGTGCGCGGCACCGCCGGGCGGCGGCGCACCCTCGGTCTGCACGGCACGGTCGGCGTCTGGGCGGCCCTCGGCTTCCTCTTCCTGTCGGCGACCGGCCTGACCTGGTCGACGTACGCCGGAGCGCACATCGACGACCTGCGCACCTCCCTGCGCCAGGCCACCCCGTCCCTCCCGGCGTCCGGTGACGGTCACGGCGGCCACGGCGGTGCGGCGGCGACCGGCGGCCCGGACGGGCCGGGCGCCGGACTGGACCAGGTCCTCGCGGCCGCCCGCGCCGAGGGCCTGTCGGACCCGGTGGAGATCGTGCCGCCCGCCGACGCCTCGTCCGCCTACGTGGTCCGGCAGGTGCAGCGCGCCTGGCCGACGAAACAGGACGCCGTCGCCGTCGACCCGGCGTCCGGCGAGGTCACCGACGTCCTGCGGTTCGAGGACTTCCCGGTGCTCGCCAAGCTGACCCGCTGGGGCATCGACCTGCACACCGGGGTGCTGTTCGGGCTGGTCAACCAGATCGCCCTGATGGCGCTCACGCTCGCGCTGATCCTGCTGATCGTCTGGGGCTACCGCATGTGGTGGCAGCGCGGGCGGGGCACGGCGTTCGGACGGCCGGTTCCACGCGGCGCCTGGCGCCAGGTGCCCCCGGGCGTTCTCGTCCCGTTGGCCGCGCTGGTCGCGGCGCTCGGCTACGTCGTCCCGCTGCTCGGCATCCCGTTGGCTGTGTTCGTCGCCGTGGACGCCGTACGGGGCGAGATCGCGTACCGCAGGGGGAGCGCCGCACAGGAGACGTAG
- a CDS encoding tetratricopeptide repeat protein encodes METTYYDHGTPTERWERARMFFDAKDYAAAARVLGSLVEEVPEQTGPRLLLARAYYHSAQLRRAEDELRVIVERDPVEQYARLMLGRTLQRQGRHAEAEPHMRLASALAGDFEQS; translated from the coding sequence GTGGAGACGACGTACTACGACCACGGGACACCGACCGAGCGCTGGGAGCGGGCGCGGATGTTCTTCGACGCCAAGGACTACGCCGCCGCGGCGCGGGTCCTCGGCAGCCTGGTCGAGGAGGTGCCGGAGCAGACCGGGCCGCGGCTGCTGCTGGCCCGCGCCTACTACCACTCGGCCCAACTGCGCCGCGCCGAGGACGAGTTGCGCGTCATCGTCGAGCGCGACCCGGTCGAGCAGTACGCCCGGCTGATGCTGGGCCGTACGCTCCAGCGCCAGGGGCGGCACGCGGAGGCCGAGCCGCACATGCGCCTCGCCTCGGCGCTGGCCGGTGACTTCGAGCAGAGCTGA
- a CDS encoding winged helix DNA-binding protein yields the protein MTTTPPRLDPRVIALAHYASRALLERVLARHGATFQQSVTLRLAALADGPVECDELVGQVTGSLKCAPEEARSVVEELAGAGLLAPEGPSAVRITDAGRELFTTTSAETAPVSARIYADLPEEDLAVAGRVLTLITERANRELAALTQDAAAR from the coding sequence ATGACCACCACCCCTCCCCGTCTCGACCCGCGTGTCATAGCCCTGGCCCACTACGCGAGCCGCGCCCTCCTGGAGCGCGTGCTGGCCCGCCACGGCGCCACCTTCCAGCAGTCCGTCACCCTGCGCCTGGCCGCTCTCGCCGACGGGCCGGTCGAGTGCGACGAGCTCGTCGGCCAGGTGACCGGCTCACTCAAGTGCGCGCCGGAGGAGGCCCGTTCCGTGGTCGAGGAACTGGCCGGCGCCGGCCTGCTGGCACCCGAAGGGCCGTCCGCCGTGCGCATCACGGACGCCGGACGCGAGCTGTTCACCACCACGTCCGCCGAGACGGCTCCCGTCTCCGCCCGGATCTACGCCGATCTGCCGGAGGAGGACCTGGCCGTCGCCGGGCGGGTGCTGACGCTCATCACCGAGCGGGCGAACCGTGAGCTCGCCGCCCTGACCCAGGACGCGGCCGCCAGGTAG
- a CDS encoding MarR family winged helix-turn-helix transcriptional regulator, with product MSMGSMNATPGYLVWRLSTKWRVAVDRAVAPLGLTHAQYAVVASLYGMQREGERPSQRRLADHTGLEALYVSKLARSLESAGLLERARDPRDPRAVQLALTERGRERTREAIEVVRGLHERWLAPLGGLDSATAREFTRNLATLLDAPLDAPLDPPTPDHRHHDEHDEHDEHDKEQS from the coding sequence ATGAGCATGGGTTCCATGAACGCCACCCCGGGCTACCTGGTGTGGCGGCTGTCGACGAAGTGGCGGGTCGCGGTCGACCGGGCCGTGGCCCCGCTGGGGCTCACCCACGCCCAGTACGCCGTGGTGGCCTCCCTGTACGGCATGCAGCGCGAGGGCGAGCGGCCCAGTCAGCGGCGGCTCGCCGACCACACCGGTCTGGAGGCCCTGTACGTCTCCAAGCTGGCGCGCTCCCTGGAGAGCGCCGGCCTCCTCGAACGCGCCCGTGACCCCCGCGACCCGCGCGCGGTCCAGCTGGCGCTGACCGAGCGGGGCCGGGAGCGGACCCGCGAGGCCATCGAGGTGGTGCGCGGTCTCCACGAGCGGTGGCTCGCCCCGCTCGGCGGCCTCGACAGCGCCACCGCGCGGGAGTTCACCCGGAATCTGGCGACCCTGCTCGACGCGCCCCTCGACGCACCCCTTGATCCGCCCACCCCGGATCACCGGCACCACGACGAGCACGACGAGCACGACGAGCACGACAAGGAGCAGTCATGA
- a CDS encoding pirin family protein: protein MSNLDREAVPSVCGGRGFVVAEPVRELLSPRRVRLGESTEVRRLLPNLGRRMVGAWCFVDHYGPDDIADEPGMQVPPHPHMGLQTVSWLHQGEVLHRDSTGSLQTIRPRELGLMTSGRAISHSEESPRSHARFLHGAQLWVALPDGHRHTEPHFEHHAELPVVTAPGLRATLILGDLDGARSPGTAYTPIVGADLALSRGADVRLPLEPDFEYAVLSMSGETQVDGVPVLPGSMLYLGCGRTELPLRAESDAAVMLLGGEPFEEELIMFWNWIGRTQEEIEQARRDWMEGTRFGEVKGYDGDPLPAPELPGVPLKPRGRTR, encoded by the coding sequence ATGAGCAATCTTGATCGCGAGGCGGTGCCCTCTGTCTGCGGCGGCCGCGGGTTCGTCGTCGCGGAGCCCGTCCGCGAACTCCTCAGCCCCCGGCGGGTACGGCTCGGCGAGTCCACCGAGGTCCGCCGTCTGCTCCCCAACCTGGGGCGGCGCATGGTCGGCGCCTGGTGCTTCGTCGACCACTACGGCCCGGACGACATCGCCGACGAGCCCGGCATGCAGGTGCCCCCGCACCCGCACATGGGCCTGCAGACGGTCAGCTGGCTGCACCAGGGCGAGGTGCTGCACCGGGACTCCACGGGCAGCCTCCAGACCATCCGCCCGCGTGAGCTGGGCCTGATGACCTCCGGCCGGGCGATCAGCCACTCGGAGGAGAGTCCGCGCTCCCACGCACGCTTCCTGCACGGCGCCCAGCTCTGGGTCGCCCTGCCGGACGGCCACCGCCACACCGAGCCGCACTTCGAGCACCACGCCGAGCTGCCGGTCGTGACGGCGCCGGGCCTGCGGGCCACGCTGATCCTCGGCGACCTCGACGGCGCCCGCTCGCCCGGCACGGCGTACACCCCGATCGTCGGCGCCGACCTGGCGCTGAGCCGGGGCGCCGACGTCCGCCTGCCGCTGGAACCGGACTTCGAGTACGCCGTGCTGTCCATGTCCGGCGAGACGCAGGTGGACGGGGTGCCGGTCCTGCCGGGCTCGATGCTGTACCTCGGCTGCGGCCGCACCGAACTCCCGCTGCGCGCCGAGTCGGACGCCGCCGTGATGCTCCTCGGCGGCGAGCCGTTCGAGGAGGAGCTGATCATGTTCTGGAACTGGATCGGCCGCACCCAGGAGGAGATCGAACAGGCGCGGCGGGACTGGATGGAGGGCACCCGCTTCGGCGAGGTGAAGGGCTACGACGGTGACCCGCTGCCCGCACCCGAGCTGCCGGGAGTGCCGCTGAAGCCTCGCGGAAGGACCCGCTGA
- a CDS encoding antibiotic biosynthesis monooxygenase family protein: MTQFLESKTGVTGPVTVMKSYTVPTDEADHFTEVYEENARIMSAQPGFVRSRLHRPLTDGPETRFVHVADWASGTALDRATADPEWQASLRRMFDDPALHITSAPVGYRVVVELHPASE, from the coding sequence ATGACTCAGTTCCTGGAATCGAAGACCGGTGTCACCGGCCCGGTCACCGTCATGAAGAGCTACACCGTGCCGACGGACGAGGCCGACCACTTCACCGAGGTGTATGAGGAGAACGCCCGGATCATGTCGGCCCAGCCCGGCTTCGTCCGCTCCCGCCTGCACCGCCCCCTCACCGACGGCCCGGAGACGCGTTTCGTCCACGTCGCCGACTGGGCCTCGGGCACCGCGCTCGACCGGGCGACCGCCGACCCGGAGTGGCAGGCGTCGCTGCGGCGCATGTTCGACGATCCGGCCCTTCACATCACCTCGGCGCCCGTGGGCTACCGCGTCGTCGTCGAGCTCCACCCCGCCTCGGAGTAG